From the Paludisphaera mucosa genome, one window contains:
- a CDS encoding efflux RND transporter permease subunit produces MIEILLRSRYVVGSIVLALLAYLVVFGERVGYEQSIGSFFAEDDPAMRVYQDAAATFGDDNFVFLVYDDPEVVSAAGVDRAAELAAAVSPAAIPGVVRVESIDAMPLVWALDDALLTLDKLPNFARKPAMDAARRAVKNIDLKTNSMTVGGAVRGADAARRAAIQERLVKNALFVGTLIDPTATTTAVVARLRKTNEHDVVATVRQLREKADAFAARHGLARPAVVGPPVLLADGFASIEIDGRRLAAVGMILIALVTLSAVRSVWWAIVPIVAGWTVWLATEALLHALGIRLSLSGGPLVAQIIVLTMPAASHLAIHFRDDRRKMAPRPAARTTLRAVLTPILWTAATGAIGYLALVTSDVMPIRQFGAILGSCTLIAAVLVMALAPVAMLPPFPMEIPVRQGSKSRVSAAMNRLTLLVHRQPTIVVATVAAVTLPLAVGMFRLTYETNYINLFKPATRVVRDYKRVESKLGGIGLVEIVAPVGSTLDFDAVAKLERVGGVIRGLTPEDPRAVAQVLSLATVLDPDGRIAALAPDARARVLADKLDLIAASPQASLLRNFWNPEAKQTRILVRLLEQQPAATKASIFRRAEDAARAEFGPDAYLTGLSYLMTKTTEGVVATQWSTFAWSAFGILAMLTLAFRSPALAALALLPTLLSVAFVLGLMGWLSIKLDIATALVASVALGLSVDDTFHCLIQYHRLRKTRGFRRSLFASYAVSGPGVLLSSLAVAVGFLALRTSEFEPFVNFGTMVAVATGGSTLGNLLLLPACLTLGERRRRRPPALVATTPAPAAPAPASDVAASAAAPSADPRPSGNLG; encoded by the coding sequence GTGATCGAAATCCTGCTGCGCTCGCGCTACGTCGTCGGGTCGATCGTCCTGGCGCTGCTGGCCTACCTGGTCGTCTTCGGCGAGCGCGTCGGCTACGAGCAGTCGATCGGATCGTTCTTCGCCGAGGACGACCCGGCGATGAGGGTCTATCAGGACGCCGCCGCGACCTTCGGCGACGACAACTTCGTCTTCCTGGTCTACGACGACCCCGAGGTCGTCAGCGCGGCCGGCGTGGACCGCGCCGCCGAGCTGGCCGCGGCGGTCTCGCCGGCCGCGATCCCCGGCGTGGTGCGGGTCGAGTCGATCGACGCCATGCCGCTGGTCTGGGCGCTCGACGACGCCCTGCTGACGCTCGACAAGCTGCCGAACTTCGCGCGCAAGCCGGCGATGGACGCGGCCCGGCGGGCCGTCAAGAACATCGACCTCAAGACGAACAGCATGACCGTCGGCGGGGCCGTGCGGGGGGCCGACGCCGCGCGGCGGGCGGCGATCCAGGAGCGGCTGGTCAAGAACGCCCTGTTCGTCGGCACGCTCATCGACCCGACCGCGACGACGACGGCGGTCGTCGCCCGCCTGCGGAAGACCAACGAGCACGACGTCGTCGCGACCGTGCGCCAGCTCCGCGAGAAGGCCGACGCGTTCGCCGCCCGGCACGGACTGGCCCGGCCCGCGGTCGTGGGCCCGCCCGTCCTGCTGGCGGACGGCTTCGCCTCGATCGAGATCGACGGCCGGCGGCTGGCGGCGGTCGGGATGATCCTGATCGCGCTCGTCACGCTCTCGGCCGTGCGCAGCGTCTGGTGGGCGATCGTGCCGATCGTCGCCGGCTGGACGGTCTGGCTGGCGACCGAGGCGCTTTTGCACGCCCTGGGGATCCGGCTGTCGCTGTCGGGAGGGCCGCTCGTGGCCCAGATCATCGTGCTCACGATGCCGGCGGCGAGCCACCTGGCGATCCACTTCCGCGACGACCGCCGCAAGATGGCCCCCCGCCCCGCGGCGCGGACGACGCTGCGTGCGGTCCTGACGCCGATCCTCTGGACGGCCGCCACGGGGGCCATCGGCTACCTCGCGCTCGTCACCAGCGACGTGATGCCGATCCGCCAGTTCGGGGCGATCCTGGGGAGCTGCACGCTGATCGCCGCGGTGCTCGTGATGGCCCTCGCGCCGGTGGCCATGCTGCCCCCCTTCCCCATGGAAATCCCGGTCCGCCAGGGGTCGAAATCGCGGGTCTCGGCGGCGATGAACCGGCTCACGCTGCTGGTCCACCGCCAACCCACGATCGTGGTGGCGACCGTCGCCGCCGTGACGCTGCCGCTGGCGGTCGGCATGTTCCGGCTCACGTATGAGACCAACTACATCAACCTGTTCAAGCCGGCGACGCGGGTGGTCCGCGACTACAAGCGGGTCGAGTCCAAGCTGGGCGGCATCGGCCTCGTCGAGATCGTCGCCCCGGTCGGGTCGACCCTGGACTTCGACGCCGTGGCGAAGCTCGAACGGGTCGGCGGCGTGATCCGGGGCCTGACGCCCGAGGACCCCCGGGCCGTGGCGCAGGTGCTCTCGCTGGCGACCGTGCTGGACCCCGACGGCCGGATCGCGGCGCTCGCCCCCGACGCCCGCGCCCGCGTGCTGGCCGACAAGCTCGACCTGATCGCGGCCTCGCCCCAGGCCTCGCTGCTGCGGAACTTCTGGAACCCCGAGGCCAAGCAGACGCGGATCCTCGTCCGCCTGCTCGAACAGCAGCCGGCCGCGACCAAGGCGTCGATCTTCCGCCGCGCCGAGGACGCCGCCCGCGCCGAGTTCGGCCCCGACGCCTACCTGACGGGCCTGTCGTACCTGATGACCAAGACGACCGAGGGCGTGGTCGCGACCCAGTGGAGCACGTTCGCCTGGTCGGCCTTCGGCATCCTGGCGATGCTCACCCTGGCCTTCCGCAGCCCCGCCCTGGCCGCCCTGGCGCTGTTGCCCACCCTGCTGTCGGTGGCCTTCGTCCTGGGCCTGATGGGCTGGCTCTCGATCAAGCTGGACATCGCCACGGCGCTGGTGGCGAGCGTGGCGCTGGGGCTCTCGGTCGACGACACGTTCCACTGCCTGATCCAGTACCACAGGCTGCGCAAGACGCGCGGGTTCCGCCGCAGCCTGTTCGCCAGCTACGCGGTGTCGGGGCCGGGGGTGCTGCTCTCCAGCCTGGCGGTGGCCGTCGGCTTCCTCGCCCTGCGGACGAGCGAATTCGAGCCGTTCGTCAACTTCGGCACGATGGTGGCCGTCGCCACCGGCGGCAGCACGCTGGGGAACCTGCTGCTGCTCCCCGCCTGCCTCACCCTGGGCGAGCGGCGGCGGCGACGCCCCCCGGCCCTCGTCGCGACGACCCCCGCGCCGGCCGCGCCCGCACCCGCGTCCGACGTCGCGGCCTCCGCGGCCGCCCCTTCCGCCGATCCTCGCCCCTCCGGTAACCTCGGGTGA
- a CDS encoding lactonase family protein, which yields MTSSDPSRRSFLKVSAALAGAAPRLAGTLRAGQGEAPLFAYVGTFSSPLKDMLPTQVDLPPGNGRGIHIFRADRGTGALTAVGVHELGASPSCLALNAAGDRLYSANETDRQGDDKQGTVGAFAVDRADGSLRPLNSVRSGGAGPTYVSLHPSGRFLLVANYFGGSVAVLPILADGRLGDAVDVKTDAGAIGPRRAPHAAPGSFAFSGHDRTHAHMIQADPAGRFVLHVDLGLDRIFVWKFDDKTGALTPNEPHAVALPPGDGPRHFHFHPNGRWFYSIQEEGSTLVLFDYDAATGRLTERQTISTLPPGFAGSNFTSEVLVSADGRFVYAGNRLHDSIGIFAVGPDGSLSYVGEEWTHGDYPRSFSFDPTGRFLYCCNQRGDNIAVFRANSETGGLAFTGHYVPVGNPSHVVFLDAARGK from the coding sequence ATGACATCATCCGATCCTTCCCGTCGCTCGTTCCTGAAGGTCTCCGCGGCGCTGGCGGGGGCGGCCCCGCGGCTGGCCGGCACGCTGCGGGCGGGGCAGGGCGAGGCCCCGCTGTTCGCCTACGTCGGGACCTTCAGCTCGCCGCTCAAGGACATGCTGCCGACCCAGGTGGACCTGCCGCCGGGCAACGGCCGGGGCATCCATATCTTCCGGGCGGACCGCGGCACCGGCGCGTTGACGGCCGTCGGCGTCCACGAGCTGGGTGCGAGCCCGAGCTGCCTGGCCCTGAACGCCGCCGGCGATCGGCTGTACTCGGCCAACGAGACCGACCGGCAGGGCGACGACAAGCAGGGGACCGTCGGCGCCTTCGCCGTCGATCGGGCGGACGGCTCGCTGAGGCCGCTGAACTCCGTCCGCTCCGGCGGCGCGGGGCCGACCTACGTGAGCCTCCATCCGTCGGGCCGGTTCCTGCTGGTGGCGAACTACTTCGGCGGCTCGGTGGCGGTGCTGCCGATCCTGGCCGACGGCCGCCTGGGCGACGCGGTGGACGTCAAAACCGACGCCGGCGCGATCGGCCCCCGGCGCGCGCCGCACGCCGCGCCGGGCAGCTTCGCCTTCAGCGGGCACGACCGGACCCACGCGCACATGATCCAGGCCGACCCCGCGGGGCGGTTCGTGCTCCACGTCGACCTGGGGCTGGACCGGATCTTCGTCTGGAAGTTCGACGACAAGACGGGGGCGCTGACCCCGAACGAGCCCCACGCGGTCGCGCTGCCGCCCGGGGACGGGCCACGGCATTTCCACTTCCACCCCAACGGCCGCTGGTTCTACTCGATCCAGGAGGAGGGTTCGACCCTCGTCCTGTTCGACTACGACGCGGCGACGGGACGCCTGACCGAGCGGCAGACGATCTCGACGCTCCCCCCCGGGTTCGCCGGCAGCAACTTCACCTCCGAGGTCCTGGTCTCGGCGGACGGCCGGTTCGTCTACGCGGGCAACCGCCTGCACGACAGCATCGGCATCTTCGCCGTCGGCCCGGACGGCTCGCTATCGTACGTGGGCGAGGAGTGGACCCACGGCGACTACCCCCGCAGCTTCAGCTTCGACCCTACGGGCCGGTTCCTCTACTGCTGCAACCAGCGCGGCGATAATATCGCCGTCTTCCGGGCGAACAGCGAGACGGGAGGCCTCGCGTTCACGGGGCACTACGTCCCGGTGGGCAACCCCTCGCACGTGGTCTTCCTGGATGCGGCCAGGGGGAAGTGA
- a CDS encoding Nramp family divalent metal transporter, translating into MSEHAPEEHDLYATPADAVEEPPRTLRKALGRIGPGLILAAAIVGTGELINTTGLGAKAGFTLLWLILASCVVKVFVQVELGRYAIVHGKTTLAAFDTLPGPRAGASWICWLWLFMMLATQAQIAAMEGTVGQAAHMAFPGASDAMASAVGSVSPSWGAFLKTREEYIWAALTTLAASALLLSGGYRRIERITTILVAAVTLYTVASVAVLQWTRFRIGFPDVASGFTLALPATAVGLAFSAFGITGVGAAELVAYPYWCIEKGYARFVGPRPRGDDSGWVDRARGWTRVMQLDAWVSMLVFTIATVAFYLLGAAVLHPQGLDPKGPEMIPTLARMYLGPLEGTPLEPLRGGVRIAFLLGAWAVLFKTLYVATAANARLTVDFLNLTGLWRPAGDAGRERAIKVFCVVYPALALALYYAVREPLGLVKAGGVAQGMMLPLIAGATIYLRRRDDDPRVGPSRLSDACTWIAFVAITIVAGYSAFDLARSLLAS; encoded by the coding sequence ATGAGCGAGCATGCGCCCGAGGAACACGACCTCTACGCCACGCCGGCCGACGCCGTCGAGGAGCCGCCGCGGACGCTGAGGAAGGCGCTGGGGCGGATCGGCCCCGGCCTGATCCTGGCCGCGGCGATCGTCGGCACGGGCGAGCTGATCAACACGACGGGCCTGGGAGCCAAGGCGGGGTTCACGCTGCTCTGGCTGATCCTGGCGAGCTGCGTCGTCAAGGTGTTCGTCCAGGTCGAGCTGGGCCGCTACGCGATCGTCCACGGCAAGACGACGCTCGCGGCCTTCGACACCCTGCCCGGCCCCCGCGCGGGGGCCTCGTGGATCTGCTGGCTCTGGCTGTTCATGATGCTGGCGACGCAGGCGCAGATCGCCGCGATGGAGGGGACCGTCGGCCAGGCGGCGCACATGGCCTTCCCGGGGGCGTCCGACGCCATGGCCTCGGCGGTCGGCTCGGTGTCGCCGTCGTGGGGGGCGTTCCTCAAGACCCGCGAGGAGTACATCTGGGCCGCGCTGACGACGCTGGCGGCGTCGGCCCTGCTGCTCTCGGGCGGCTACCGCCGGATCGAGCGGATCACCACGATCCTGGTCGCCGCGGTGACGCTCTACACGGTCGCCAGCGTGGCGGTCCTGCAATGGACGCGGTTCCGCATCGGCTTCCCGGACGTCGCCTCGGGCTTCACGCTGGCGCTGCCCGCGACGGCCGTGGGGCTGGCGTTCTCGGCGTTCGGGATCACCGGCGTGGGCGCGGCCGAACTCGTGGCCTATCCTTACTGGTGCATCGAGAAGGGCTACGCCCGGTTCGTCGGCCCCCGCCCGCGCGGCGACGACTCGGGCTGGGTCGATCGCGCCCGGGGCTGGACGCGGGTCATGCAGCTCGACGCCTGGGTCAGCATGCTCGTCTTCACGATCGCCACGGTCGCCTTCTACCTGCTGGGCGCGGCGGTCCTCCACCCCCAGGGGCTCGACCCCAAGGGGCCCGAGATGATCCCCACGCTCGCCCGGATGTACCTGGGGCCGCTCGAGGGGACGCCGCTGGAGCCGCTGCGGGGCGGCGTCCGCATCGCCTTCCTGCTCGGCGCATGGGCCGTCCTGTTCAAGACGCTCTACGTCGCGACCGCCGCCAACGCCCGGCTGACGGTCGACTTCCTGAACCTGACCGGCCTCTGGCGGCCGGCGGGCGACGCGGGCCGCGAACGCGCGATCAAGGTCTTCTGCGTGGTCTACCCGGCGCTGGCGCTGGCCCTCTATTACGCGGTCCGCGAGCCGCTGGGGCTCGTCAAGGCGGGCGGCGTGGCGCAGGGGATGATGCTCCCCCTGATCGCCGGCGCGACGATCTACCTCCGCCGCCGCGACGACGACCCGCGCGTCGGCCCGTCGCGGCTGAGCGACGCCTGCACCTGGATCGCCTTCGTCGCCATCACGATCGTCGCCGGCTACAGCGCCTTCGACCTGGCGCGGAGCCTGCTCGCCTCGTGA
- a CDS encoding serine/threonine-protein kinase, with the protein MIAVNDPSPRGAARGPRLRPVDASHAATPSALTHLLISGAAGDSCGMSLDSGIIATSAPPAAPRDSRLRPFQRVGPYRLLARLGRGAQGEVWKAVRGDARSHVVALKILNQGLSIHPRRLAQFRREAERGARLAGPSLLQVVDAGEADGCFYMAMPYVEAATLHDVIHERRVRRMGEPALPVHPLVAMADAPYYVEAARALARAARALDHVHVHRVAHRDVKPANILLERRRPFGVYLCDLGLGRDLDLATSEQMRDGAGTPMYMSPERLLKAPADEVLSDVYSMGVTLFETLTLGRLFETIRDVPPPALASLLARARPRRPRAVDPSLPDCFEAVILKATARDPDARFRSAAELASALERALPEARRELGLVGPPPRPRFLTPRPHRSPADVRAEVR; encoded by the coding sequence ATGATCGCCGTGAACGACCCATCCCCGCGCGGAGCCGCGCGCGGTCCCCGACTCCGGCCGGTCGACGCCTCGCACGCGGCGACGCCGTCCGCCCTGACCCACCTGTTGATCTCGGGGGCCGCGGGCGATTCCTGCGGCATGAGCCTGGATTCGGGGATCATCGCGACGTCCGCCCCGCCGGCCGCGCCGCGGGATTCGCGGCTCCGGCCGTTCCAGCGGGTCGGCCCGTATCGGCTGCTCGCGCGGCTCGGTCGCGGGGCCCAGGGCGAGGTCTGGAAGGCCGTGCGCGGCGACGCCCGCAGCCACGTCGTCGCCCTGAAGATCCTCAACCAGGGGCTCTCGATCCACCCCCGCCGGCTGGCCCAGTTCCGCCGCGAGGCCGAGCGCGGGGCGCGGCTCGCCGGGCCGTCGCTGCTCCAGGTCGTCGACGCCGGCGAGGCCGACGGCTGCTTCTACATGGCCATGCCCTACGTCGAGGCCGCGACTCTCCACGACGTGATCCACGAGCGCCGCGTCCGTCGCATGGGCGAGCCCGCGCTCCCCGTCCATCCCCTCGTCGCGATGGCCGACGCGCCCTATTACGTGGAGGCCGCCCGAGCCCTGGCGCGGGCCGCGCGGGCCCTCGACCACGTCCACGTCCACCGCGTCGCGCATCGCGACGTCAAGCCGGCCAACATCCTGCTGGAGCGTCGTCGGCCGTTCGGCGTCTACCTCTGCGACCTGGGCCTCGGCCGCGACCTCGACCTGGCGACGAGCGAGCAGATGCGCGACGGCGCCGGGACGCCCATGTACATGTCCCCGGAACGCCTGCTGAAGGCCCCGGCCGACGAGGTCCTGTCCGACGTCTACTCGATGGGCGTGACCCTGTTCGAGACCCTGACCCTCGGCCGCCTGTTCGAGACGATCCGCGACGTCCCCCCCCCGGCGCTCGCCTCCCTGCTCGCCAGGGCCCGGCCGCGTCGGCCTCGCGCGGTGGACCCGTCCCTCCCCGACTGCTTCGAGGCCGTCATCCTCAAGGCCACCGCCCGCGACCCCGACGCGCGGTTCCGCTCGGCCGCCGAGCTGGCCTCGGCCCTCGAACGCGCCCTCCCCGAGGCCCGCCGCGAGCTGGGTCTCGTCGGGCCTCCGCCCCGCCCGCGCTTCTTGACCCCGCGCCCGCACCGGTCCCCCGCGGACGTCCGCGCCGAAGTGCGGTAG
- a CDS encoding alpha/beta hydrolase, which produces MDVPGSPACLAVHGLGGGPYELQPLADALRAKGRRVAAPTLPGHDGPGPVMPASTWADWTGAAEGWYDELAQEPGPVSVVGFSTGALIALHLASRRPVARLVLIAPFLAIRYTAWLPFRASHVLRAVAPLVPDLRRRAPAVRDPEARGRLAALDRYRTFSLPAALSALELIEAVAPTLPAIAAPVLIIQGALDTVVEPARAAWLRDRLGSRVKRLVMLDRSDHLALHDRDRDRAIAEAVAFLDEPMLD; this is translated from the coding sequence ATGGACGTCCCCGGGAGCCCCGCCTGCCTCGCCGTCCACGGCCTGGGAGGCGGCCCCTACGAGCTGCAACCCTTGGCCGACGCCCTGCGCGCGAAGGGCCGACGCGTCGCCGCGCCGACCCTCCCCGGCCACGACGGTCCCGGTCCCGTCATGCCCGCGTCGACCTGGGCCGACTGGACCGGGGCGGCGGAGGGCTGGTACGACGAGCTGGCCCAGGAACCGGGCCCGGTGAGCGTCGTCGGCTTCTCGACGGGCGCGTTGATCGCGCTGCACCTGGCGAGCCGGCGGCCCGTCGCCCGCCTGGTCCTGATCGCCCCGTTCCTGGCGATCCGCTATACGGCCTGGCTCCCGTTCCGGGCCTCGCACGTCCTCCGGGCGGTCGCCCCCCTCGTCCCGGATCTCCGCCGCCGCGCCCCGGCCGTGCGCGACCCCGAGGCGCGGGGTCGGCTCGCCGCGCTCGACCGCTACCGCACGTTCAGCCTCCCCGCGGCCCTCTCGGCCCTGGAGCTGATCGAGGCCGTCGCGCCGACGCTGCCGGCGATCGCCGCGCCGGTCTTGATCATCCAGGGGGCCCTCGACACGGTCGTCGAGCCCGCACGCGCCGCCTGGCTCCGCGACCGCCTGGGCTCGCGAGTCAAGCGGCTGGTCATGCTGGATCGCAGCGACCACCTGGCGCTCCACGACCGCGACCGCGACCGCGCGATCGCCGAGGCGGTCGCGTTCCTGGACGAACCGATGCTCGACTGA
- a CDS encoding DNA-3-methyladenine glycosylase, with product MDILPKSFYDRNAKEVAPELLGMHLVRTIDGVARIGRIVETEAYLGPPDLAAHSTKGLTKRTSVMYGPPGYAYVYLIYGMYHCLNMVTGPGGHASAVLVRALEPISGIDEATNGPGKLCRALKIDLRLYGHDLSGGELTVMRPKGRPEPFTIATSPRIGVDYAKEWALEPLRFTIAGNPYLSRR from the coding sequence ATGGACATCCTGCCCAAGAGCTTCTACGACCGCAACGCGAAGGAGGTCGCCCCGGAACTGCTGGGGATGCACCTCGTACGCACGATCGACGGAGTGGCTCGGATCGGCCGGATCGTGGAGACGGAAGCCTACCTCGGCCCGCCCGACCTCGCGGCGCATTCCACGAAGGGCCTCACCAAGCGGACGAGCGTGATGTACGGCCCGCCGGGGTACGCCTACGTTTATTTAATCTACGGGATGTATCACTGCCTGAACATGGTCACCGGACCGGGCGGACATGCGTCGGCCGTCCTGGTCCGAGCCCTGGAGCCGATCTCGGGGATCGACGAGGCGACCAACGGTCCGGGCAAGCTCTGCCGGGCCTTGAAGATCGATCTGCGGCTCTACGGCCACGACCTCTCCGGGGGGGAGTTGACGGTCATGCGGCCGAAGGGGCGGCCGGAGCCGTTCACGATCGCGACCAGCCCCAGGATCGGGGTCGATTACGCCAAGGAGTGGGCGCTGGAACCCTTGCGGTTCACGATCGCGGGGAACCCGTACCTGTCCCGTCGCTAG
- a CDS encoding response regulator yields the protein MKTQSTDRATPGRCVLIIDDNEDLALSQASLLQYYGCRVEVAHDGWEGLRLAIQKPHDVVFIDIGLPGMSGYEVVRAIRSALSDPPILLAQTAYGQPEDMRKSREAGFDAHLVKPVDPSEIVRHVLDGREALRRSGSGSGDESPPTPLPPRIFRPGSSPGSAPADARSFR from the coding sequence ATGAAAACTCAATCAACCGACCGCGCGACACCTGGCCGTTGCGTCCTCATCATCGACGACAACGAGGACCTGGCGCTGTCTCAGGCCAGCCTCTTGCAATACTACGGTTGTCGCGTGGAAGTGGCGCATGACGGCTGGGAAGGGCTGCGCCTGGCGATCCAGAAGCCGCACGACGTCGTGTTCATCGACATCGGGCTGCCCGGGATGTCGGGCTACGAGGTCGTCCGCGCCATCCGCTCGGCGTTGTCCGATCCGCCGATCCTGCTGGCTCAGACAGCGTACGGCCAGCCCGAAGACATGCGGAAGTCGCGCGAGGCGGGCTTCGACGCCCACCTCGTCAAGCCCGTCGACCCCAGCGAGATCGTCCGACACGTCCTCGACGGTCGCGAGGCCCTTCGCCGGTCGGGCTCGGGCTCGGGCGACGAGTCGCCGCCGACGCCGTTGCCGCCCCGGATCTTTCGTCCTGGATCGAGCCCCGGGTCGGCCCCCGCCGACGCGAGGTCCTTCCGCTAA
- a CDS encoding tetratricopeptide repeat protein: MGTSSKAPATPPTRRASPWRRRIALGVGAVALAAATAVAAIAVFSKSADPDQLWRDAQVSLREDRIDDAARILDRLTRARAPLPQDWMLQGQVAVAQGRIDDAVAMLAKVPDSDRTAANARLLAGQIELRRDRARFAEADLQEALRLDPKLAQARRELIYIYGMQLRRRDLCDQFAALSEISPLTYENLFHWCLVRNCLWEAGEVAKTLGGYLAADPDDRESRLALADNDRRLGLYAEAEEALAPLPEDDPRALAHRVMILMDRQEEDRAEELLKKGPDDDPELARLRGRVALARRDGPAALRYYRIAYDFDPANRDAVFGLINALELCGRRDQAAPLRRKAEALEAFNSLVQRMATPAGRTDPGIVGQAVQVCTQAGFIPEARAWLKFAIGRDPLDAAAQQALFHFNEKYPPSSSGPAKSADR, from the coding sequence ATGGGCACCTCGTCGAAAGCGCCCGCGACGCCGCCGACGCGGCGGGCGTCGCCCTGGCGGCGTCGGATCGCCCTGGGTGTCGGCGCGGTCGCCCTGGCCGCGGCGACGGCCGTGGCGGCGATCGCCGTCTTCTCGAAGTCCGCCGACCCCGACCAGCTCTGGCGCGACGCCCAGGTCAGCCTGCGCGAGGATCGGATCGACGACGCGGCCCGGATCCTCGACCGCCTGACCCGGGCCCGGGCCCCCCTGCCCCAGGACTGGATGCTCCAGGGCCAGGTGGCCGTGGCGCAGGGACGGATCGACGACGCCGTCGCCATGCTGGCCAAGGTCCCCGATTCCGACCGCACCGCGGCCAACGCCCGGCTGCTCGCCGGCCAGATCGAGCTTCGCCGCGATCGCGCCCGGTTCGCCGAGGCCGACCTGCAGGAGGCCCTCCGGCTCGACCCCAAGCTGGCCCAGGCGCGTCGCGAACTGATCTACATCTACGGCATGCAGCTCAGGCGTCGCGACCTGTGCGACCAGTTCGCCGCGCTGTCGGAGATCTCGCCCCTCACCTATGAGAACCTCTTCCACTGGTGCCTGGTGCGGAACTGCCTGTGGGAGGCCGGCGAGGTCGCCAAGACGCTGGGCGGCTACCTCGCGGCCGACCCCGACGACCGCGAATCCCGGCTGGCCCTGGCCGACAACGACCGCCGCCTCGGCCTCTACGCCGAGGCCGAGGAGGCCCTGGCCCCCCTGCCGGAGGACGATCCCCGGGCCCTCGCGCACCGGGTCATGATCCTCATGGACCGCCAGGAAGAGGACCGGGCCGAGGAACTCCTGAAGAAGGGCCCCGACGACGATCCCGAGCTGGCCCGGCTGCGGGGCCGCGTCGCGCTCGCCCGCCGCGACGGGCCCGCGGCCCTGCGGTACTACCGGATCGCCTACGACTTCGACCCGGCCAACCGAGACGCCGTCTTCGGCCTGATCAACGCCCTCGAACTATGCGGCCGGCGCGACCAGGCCGCGCCTCTCCGCCGCAAGGCCGAGGCGCTGGAGGCGTTCAACTCGCTCGTCCAGCGCATGGCCACGCCCGCCGGCCGGACCGATCCCGGCATCGTCGGCCAGGCCGTGCAGGTCTGCACCCAGGCCGGCTTCATCCCCGAGGCCCGCGCCTGGCTCAAGTTCGCCATCGGCCGCGACCCCCTCGACGCCGCGGCGCAACAGGCGCTCTTCCATTTCAACGAGAAATATCCGCCCTCGTCCTCCGGCCCGGCGAAATCCGCCGATCGCTAA
- a CDS encoding GNAT family N-acetyltransferase has product MLDDSELARRSILGFGEMIAALGRWGVGPEAEVRRRDALGARIDAAADNPWFDAAVVPIDESPPADDPRLPRCLWTVADSAPGRVEAAGIATPCLGLALDDPALKLDGGASDVGTPSLAALGDVNERAYGQFGVFGPLVSAIRDDRVRTHGLRDGDAFVCVALTMAIGDDLSIQYVATEAGHRRRGLAGRLLLATLASARGDGLRSATLQASPDGLSVYERLGFRSVATLRAFVRPDVGE; this is encoded by the coding sequence ATGCTGGACGATTCCGAACTGGCCCGACGCTCGATCCTCGGCTTCGGCGAGATGATCGCGGCGCTCGGACGCTGGGGCGTGGGGCCTGAGGCCGAGGTGCGCCGGCGCGACGCCCTGGGCGCGCGGATCGACGCCGCGGCCGACAACCCCTGGTTCGACGCGGCGGTCGTGCCGATCGACGAATCGCCCCCGGCCGACGATCCGCGACTCCCGCGCTGCCTCTGGACCGTGGCCGACTCGGCGCCGGGACGGGTGGAAGCGGCCGGGATCGCCACGCCGTGCCTGGGACTCGCACTCGACGATCCGGCGCTGAAACTCGACGGTGGCGCGTCGGACGTGGGGACGCCGTCGCTGGCGGCGCTCGGCGACGTCAACGAGCGAGCGTACGGCCAGTTCGGCGTCTTCGGCCCGCTCGTGAGCGCGATTCGAGACGATCGCGTGCGTACCCACGGCCTGCGCGACGGCGACGCATTCGTCTGCGTAGCGCTGACGATGGCGATCGGCGACGACCTGAGCATCCAGTACGTCGCGACCGAGGCCGGCCACCGCCGCCGCGGCCTGGCGGGCCGGCTGCTGCTGGCGACGCTGGCGTCCGCCCGAGGCGACGGCTTGCGAAGCGCGACCTTGCAGGCCAGCCCGGACGGCCTCTCGGTCTACGAGCGCCTGGGCTTCCGCAGCGTCGCGACGTTGCGGGCCTTCGTGCGTCCGGACGTCGGCGAATAA